The Sparus aurata chromosome 14, fSpaAur1.1, whole genome shotgun sequence region TCATCCGGTCTGTTATCCTGCCTGTCCTCCCATCTGTCAGCCCGTCTGTCATCCggtctgtcctactgactcattgtcacatttctgccccaaaaaacagcgtctgtctcCAGCAACAAACTTTAACTCACAAACagtttgtctccttccactgttgtgttgttgtagtcaccgcgacggtcagccctcctgatcgagacttaagtgaactttcccccagaaaatgGCATCCCTTCCCCACGAgtgagacagtcagacagtgtcctgtttactgattgTGATTATGTAATTGtgtaatttagagtgaaaaaatgtaactgtcactttccaggatgcatttctttgtttcaCTGGCACAAGAGGGGGACTACATAGTCCATGTTTCCCTCTTTTATTAAATTGAATAGAATGAATTGGTTCCACTGATCTGCAGTGTGTTGACCAGCGTATTCAAATTTATTTTCTACATTGCCTCCCCCGTCAGTTTTACAGAGAACTTGCCTCCAATGAAACATCTAAACTCTTTTATAATCATTGAAGTAGGAATGATGCCTTCCTGAAGAGCTGAGGACTCATAACATTTAGACTTTCTTGGCCTCAGGTGTATATCAACTACAGGTGAGGAACTTTATACTGTcccaaaaatgttaaactattgGTTATCTGCATCAGTCATGAGGAGGTGATAAGTACGGGTATTGATGTTGgctgaaaaaaatctattcaaaagtcaaaattcctGCCAAATCACATACTCAGTGCTCGCACAGGTGCACACACTTGTGTGCCTATTAACAGCAGAAACCTGTAGCAGACCTGGAATCAATGTCGGCAGCCAATCTTCTGTAGCtgtagagagaaagaaaaaatgtatatgAGTAAAAGTAAATCCATTGAAATCCTTAGTTACAGGAGCAATCTGTGCGTGTAAATTCACACTACTCTCCCAACAGTTAGCACCTGTTAGCAGTTGTTAAATGCCAAGCATAAATCGGCATATGTTGTCACAAACCTATTGAAACGCTCCTTAGTGAAGACTCATCCACTAGAGCAGGTGGATTCCAAAATGCATCGTCCACTGTGGCTATTTCATCAGACAGCCACGTAGTATTTGAGGCTTTAACCGGAGCCTTTGAACAGAGGTTAGTTCAGGCACAGTTGAGAGAACTTCAGCAGTCTCCGTTGAAAATAGAATATAATCTGTCGCCTGCTTTAATGCCCACTTGGCTGCCTCTCAGCTTTTGGTAATCCTGCTGTTGTGGCAGCTGTAAGACTTCACTGTAACCTTTGTTCTCACCCAGAGCAGAGTGGCAGCTGGAAGAATGCATGTGTGATTCAGAGGTATTTGTCCTCTGGTAGGACGTCAAAGCACGGCCCCCATAGAGAGCCACTATGGACACTGAGCAGATGGTCAGCTGGCCCaggctgccacacacacacaaccacacactgGCTGACCGAAATCTGCTCCCACTACATATAGCCGCAGCCACAGTTCAGATCACTTTAAGATCACGCGTTTCTCACATTattgcagtttgttgttttcagtttcagCCGGTTAAAGTCACTTCAGGTCACTTTGAAAGTCAGCTTGAAACCTGCTTGAGGGGACAGTTGACAGTAATGACAGTATACAGCGTGTGTGATTTGTAGTTATTGAGTTGACACATGCACAGCCAGCTGTACTGTGTGTTCATAGATCCGCTGTTCCTCTGAGCACACtgcacagcagcacagcagatgTGCTTTTACTTAAAGTCGAGTATCAGTTATGTCTCAGTATGACAGgtgtttggtctgtaaaatgtcatcaAAGGGTGACAAATGTGGATCAATGTTTTACACTCGCGTGTACGCCACTGCATGACAACCAATACTGGAGGAACAATTTCATGCAGATCTCTTGCAGATGGGCTTATTTCACGTGATAAAAATCAACTCAACAGTGCCCCCCGGTGGAGAAGTTATGTAATGGAGTCACTGTTTCTCTgctaaaaaaaactgaaacacatctgtGACATTTCTGTACTGGAGTTTCTTATATACAGATACTGATATACAATACCTGCAATGCTATAAGCTAACATTGGACTGGCTTCCACAGCTGAgcctgctgctggagtcacatTTGGGTTGCATGCAGAGGATGTTTGGCTGGTGGTATTCTTTTCTCTGGTGACATTTTCGCTCTTGTCTGGATAAATTGCCATCATATTCCAGCCGATGTGTGTATTGTGTCCACTCTCACAGCCAGGTGAGCCCAACCAATCACCAGTGTTCTGACAAGATTTACCTCCTATCTCCTATCTCCTATCTGGGAATCAAATGATCATTGTTCATGTGTGTGGACTGCGCTCTATTATAGAAAGCTGTTTTCCTCTACATGATTCCACTCTGTTAAACTGTCTGCACCTGGAGGACAGAGTCACACTGAACCTACACACCCTGCAACTGCTTTGTCTTCATTTTATCtgcaaaataacattttaataactCTAGTTGTACAGGAGATGTCTTCAGATTCAGCCACAGAATCGAAACCTCCAACCTGCAGCTTGTGTTTATCATGTAGTCAAAGATGGTGAATCATGGGtaatactgtatgtactgtactttCTGGCTTTTTTCTAACGTCTTCTTCCTGCCGTGTGTGTTCTCCAGTATCAGCAGCACCCTGATGGACATGGAGAGCACTGCGTCCAGCGGTCGCTCCACCCCGGCCATGCTCAACGGTCATGGTGGAGGTGCAGTTTCGGGGAGCGGCTCAGCGCCTGCGGGGGGCAAGTCTCTGAGCTACACATGCTGCTGGGATCACTGCCAGCTGCTGTTTCCCAGCAGCCCCGACCTGGCCGAACACATCAGAGCCACACATGTGGacggacagagaggaggggtcAGTGTTGTCaggttactgtgtgtgtgtgtgtgtgtgtgtctgtgtgtgcgtgcagctCCTCAGGATGTGTTCATGTAGTTAGTTGTATTTTGTAAGGAGGAGGCTGTGAAGTCCTGTggcatcaaataaatgaaacgGAGCACCTGAAGATGCAGGTGTTGGTCATTGTAGAAAATAACAGTTGGTGAGAATGTAATTTGAAGCAGAGTTGAACATGGACAGATGTTCCAGTCACATCTGATAGCCTCTTGGACTTACGTTAGAATAAACAACTGGATCTAAAGAAAGGAAGCTCCTGCACTCAGTTTATCAGTATGGTTATTGACAGCACTAGATGTCACTGCTGGTCTCCCTCCGGAGCTCTCCTCCAGAGACCACGTCTACACTCCGATCATTACACTTACAAACCCCACCTGGCTGTTTTGTAAAGATATTTGTCTACACTGaaacacctgaacacatctcTTCTTCACTGTCTTATCAGTCAGCTGACAGCGTCACTGTTTGTCAGTTTCTTTGATCACTTATGGGGCTTTTCCACCGGCACCAAGACAAACTGTGTCACGATGATTTGCTTCTCTCCACTTTACCCGCACCTAGTTGAGCCAAGCCATACCTGGAATAGACCTGTGCAGCTGCCCCGCCTCCAGGACTTAACTCATGCCTGTccaggaaacctgagagaaaatgtctctctgtgttcagtTCAGTAGTTTTCCAGCTTCTCTGTTCCTCCGTTCAGATACCTGCTGTATTTCactgtttcatcatgtttgCTTTCAGCAGCGTCAGGAGTTGTGTTTAGTGACTGTACGTAAAGGcttttaaatgattaaacaaTGGGGGACTTTTAATGTGAGGAGTTTATAGTGGCTTTTTGTTAGTGGCTTCTCCTCGATAATACTGCAGCAAGGTGTATTTACAGCTAGTAGTTTGACGGCTACAAAGACAACTGCATCATCAGTTAAAGACATATCTTCAAGCAGGGAGTCCTGTTGTCATGGAAATGCAGATCCCCGCTGTACTGGGCTGACATGCCAAGTCAAACCAGGTCAATCTGAGCCAGCACATGAGGATAAGACCCCCTCTACTGTGTTGTGATACAGAATCATTTACGCACCGAGACAATGAAACAAGTTTGAAGTGACATTTGAGCCAGCAGTAGGCCGGGAAGTCCAGGCTGAGCGCTGCTGatgaaatcacaaaataacTCAGACTAATGACACTACCTGCTCTTTGTGATCAGCCACTGAAAGACATGTGATGACACAGTCAGTAGGAGGTAATACTAGATTGTCACAGTAACCTGTGGGAAGGCATGCTTACATCATCAATTGGCCAAACTCTGGTTCCAGTTTAACATTGGAATAAGAGGAGCTCATCTGAATGACGTTACATTTTACTCATTCACTCACTTTGACCTCGCTACTGCcattccctctctctcaaccATAAGATTgatctgaaaataaatgtgcacAGCAGCGCTTCTCTTCTGGGGCAAGCCACAGTATATCAAAAGAGTTAAATATTCCAGCACACCAGGACGGATTGACACTATTATTCTTACTGTCATTAACAGttgcatgaaaaataaaaaggcgCAAATTAAGCATTTTTGATGTGACTGATAATAAAATGGTGTCCATCTGTCCTGtattgattttttgttttgtttttttaaactaaattatTCTGAAAGCCTTCATGTCTTTAAGAAGTCTTTTCCCCTGCCCCAGCTGTCAGAAAAGGGGATCATCTTATATCCAGGCCAACGCAGTGATCTCATCACCACCACTACAgtttgtgtgcgtttgtgtgtatTGACTTTGTAATCAGAGTGTATGCTTGTATGTATCCCacacaggtgtttgtgtgtctgtggaaaGGCTGCAAGGTGTACAACACACCATCCACCAGTCAGAGCTGGCTGCAGAGGCACATGCTGACCCACAGCGGGGACAAGCCATTCAAGGTgaacacgcacgcacgcataacAGTCCAGTCAGTCATGAGTCAGAGTATCTGCTCACCACCTGGACTACATGTAATTCAGTCAGCCTGAAATCGCTCTGCATCATGTGAGTTGACTGCGAATGGTGtgtgttcctgcagtgtgtgGTGGGGGGCTGTAACGCCACGTTTGCCTCTCAGGGCGGGCTGGCCCGTCACGTCCCCACTCACTTCAGCTCACAGAGTTCATCCAAAGTGTCCAATCAGGGCAAAGTCAAGGAGGAGTCTCCATCCAAGGCCGGCCTCAACAAGAGGAGGAAACTGAAGAACAAACAAAGACGCTCGCTACGTATGTACAAACTCACACATACCTCTCTGTCCGGATAGCTTCACGTTGTTCCATTtaaggagaaaacacacactcaaaaaatgACGTACCGACACATTTGTGTAGGGACAAAGCATGCAGCATAAAGTGAACATCATTATGAACATCATGATTTATTTCCAGCCCGACCTCATGACTTCTTCGATGCTCAGACCATGGACGCCATCCGCCATCGAGCCATCTGCCTCAACCTGGCAACACACATCGAGAGCCTGGGCAATGGACACAGCGTGGTCTTCCACAGCACGGTGggctcacacacatacaaacacacacacgatgatgataataatctgATAGTCTTTATCTGTAAAGCACCTTTCAAAAAGCAGAACAAGCTGCCGTACAGTGCAAACGTTGATTTAAACAGTTGGAGCAGGGTGTAAGAATGTAAACCATAAAGAAAGAACTACACTTTCAGGCAGCACAGAAatcaaacagtaaaaacaacagaaaataagGTTTACAGGACACGAACACGCATTAGAGAGCAAAGTGCACAGGTTCAAACTGTCAGCTGACGTTGTTTTATGAGAGTAGAGGACGACGTTCCAGAGTGAGCTACAACTGCAACAGCTCAGTCACTTTGGTTCTCAGCCAAAAGGCCTCGAATCGTCAGACCTCAGGTCTCATCGTGAACAGGGGACAGAGCAATTCACAGATATGATGTGGTGGTTTATCTAAACCAACACCTCACACTGTGGATAACCAATGAAGACTGGCCAACACTGGTGAGGTGTGACCTATGTCTTATATTGTGATCAGCAGAACTTTATCTTCATTGGTGTGTgtccgtatgtgtgtgttcaggtaaTAGCCAGGAGGAAAGAGGACTCTGGGAAAGTGAAGGTCTTGTTGCACTGGACACCTGAAGACATGTAAGTCCtgctctcctcccttctcctcacCCCACACTCTTCATGTCCTCTGCCTTCTCTGCACCTCACTGTCCCGCAGCAGGAAAACAGAATCACGGTGAAGTCAGATGAACGTAAACGCGCTCAAAATCAACTCCATTTTCAGATCTTGCATTAGGGCGCCACCTAGACAAAGTCTACTGCAGAGCAACTGATACAATGCAGCTTTCCACTGTTCATGAAAACATCAGTGACCTGTGAGCCCTGTAAGGAGACGCCCACTGAGTGCGACACTGTGTTGACGCGTAAATGTATTCTTCACTGTGTGTCAGACTGCCAGACGTGTGGGTGAATGAGAGCGACAGACTGCAGCAGAAGACAAAGGTGGTTCATCTGTCCAAGCTACCTACAGACACCGCTGTACTCCTGGACCCCAACATCTACaggtcagtctgtctgtctgttcgtCTCAGTTGGTACGTTggtacacaacaaacaaaaagaagaactCTTGAATAAAGTATCTGAACCCTTTCTTTCCCACAGGATGTTCTTCTGACCGCCTCCAGAGGAACTCCACTGTCACTTCCCGCTAATCAAACCTCGAGGAGGATCGCCTCCTTTTCCCTCTGTCTCCAGCTCTAcattcctcttctccctctcccagAGGATGCTGGGAGATTAGTGACTTATTGTCAGGGCTGTCCTTAGGCCTCCATTGTTTTCTCTATTAGGTGCTGAATTTACTGAGGGACATGTAGGGAAGATGTTGCTCGTTTTAGGTAACATAACTAGACTGAAAGCTAACTGACAGAAATGTAACTGTAGACATGTGTAGAGAGCTGTCTTTGTAAATACTTGAGAtttgtaatatatttttatactttGGATTTTTTTACTGTCCTGTAGATAGATGTCTTTTTCTGCCAAACGTTTTTAAATAGATTTGAAAAACTGATAATATTGATCATGTGCATATAGCAGGCATTGCTCTGGTTTAATGTTATTAAACTCTGGCAACAaccacgtgtgtttgtgtaacgGGGACACGAATCAACTGAGTAGAACAAGGTGCTTCAGGCAGGGCGACGGGTTGTAGGCTCTAATGTAGACATGGGTTTAATTTACAAAAATGCTCAAAGGATAAATATACATAAAGATGTGAACAACTCAaatgattaaagaaaaaaagtgaggTTGATCCTGTGAAAGTCACGACAGCAGGAGGAGACGTGCTGTTGGGAAAGACTGTGAAAAAGTGGTTTCTGTAAAGATGAAATGAACTCTCTTTAAAGAAATATGCCTCAAATATTTGCTATAGAAAACTAAACATTGTCCACGATTTTTCAATGAATCCGAAAATCACCCATGATGAAGTGCGTCCTACAATTGCTTATTTTGTATTCATGTGCCGAGTAAgaaaattcaaaacatttaatttcactCTGTAGCTAAATATGTTCATGGGAAAATAGAGCATGCACTGAGGGGGAGCCATAGAGTGTAGGTCATAGACATGTATACATGGACGCATGTACTCACTGAGCGGGCTGGCCCGTTGCTGCGATACGTTGTCACCATATTAGATGTGGcagctccgccccgtgaactaatacaagtcaatggcgTGAACtatataaagctccttctacaaagtgctataagtgaatgcctctcatttacacattcacacagatttGCAGAACCTACACAATGTCTGTCACGTTCTCtgatatgttcagtatacaggtcagcaccaaaccacaggatgtatttttctaatgtttttacagctgccaatgaatgtaatgctgttactgtgatgatatgTGACAGTTAATATGGAATCCGTCTATAATAACCaaatcctgacatgtaaatgtgacatctgtgggaataaaaagcacTGTTTACATTTAGATCAACCATTTGTagaaatacagtgatttttgatcatctaagtactaataataacaatcggagacaaaaaatgaacatctgcaaatcaagataaaaaaactgcaactggcagtgagccagatttcttttcttttagcagtgaagtgataaactccatgacagaacattataaaataataatttcaataacaataacatttcatggtaaaaaaataaagttgcagtaggctaTTATTTAAATAAGCAccatagttattattattattattatcattattaatgtgTTTCTGCATATCAatgtatttctgattctgagtcaTATACTATACAGTCAATTGTCCATATTTAAGCTGACAGTGtggtagacagatgtcacatttacatgtcaggatgtggttattatagacagattccaTGTTTaactgtcatttatcatcacagtaacagcgtttcATAtattggcagctgtaaacactcaacATTATAATaatccatcctgtggtttggtgccgacctgtagtgtatactgaacatatgcggagtagttaacgtttataatcatcagagaacgttacagacgttgtttttggtatCTGTTTCTACAATATATccgtaggtgtgagtgtgtaaattagagacattaacttatagctTTCAATGAGGTGTCTACGTATTATAATGTATACATGTTTATGTATAATACAATATGGCTGTTGTCAAGGTGCTGCAGTTTTAAAAACCACTGACGTCATATTTAGTGGCCGGAAGCGACGGACGGGAGACTTGTTCGCAGAATGGCTGGCCTGCTGAAAAAGGTACGAGTAGAGGTCATGGTTTGTTTTAATGATGGAAGAAAACGCGGTGACCAGTGCAGAGCTAACTCGGTGTTGTTTGTACTACACTGTATTAATGTGGTTGACTTAAACGGGCACGGTTTTCCGTGTGCTGTGTGTcaaactaacattagctaacaccTGTTTTGCTAACTTGGCTAGGTAGGTTAGCCTGGTCAACGAAGTACAGCTACTTACAGGCTTGAATTTTAAGGTTTATGGCACTATAACATTTACTTCATTGTAATTTTACACCTCAATGTGGAAGCAGTCATGATAGCTAACTTACTATAGAACCCTTGCACTGTGTTGTGATACAGTGCTTCAAGTGAATTAACTACGATAATTGTTGAGAATCCAtatgaggggggaaaaaagtaaatgtaGAATATCGAGGGTAACACGCttactttaaaatgtctgatCTCCTGTAATTTGCCACTGACGTTGGAGGTTAAATAGTAAAATCCCGTTTTAGAGCTAGCCGAATGCTAGCCATAGTTTGTGCATGTCATGTGTTAGCATTCACTGGGGTCATATGTTGAAATAAAGAGTAAGTACGTCTTTGTGAAGGACAGTCTGAGTTTAGTAATAATCTTTGAAGAACCACATATTTACCTGTGTGACCTGAATATACGCTTACACTGAAGAGGGACGAGATGCAGCCAGTCGATTCAACACATGTGGAGAAGAGAGTTTCCACACTGAGCTGTCACAGAAGTAATCGCACTGCAACATCATTCATGAGAGTTACTTTCTATCTATGATTCAGGTTGAGTAAAGATGTTCCAGCACCAGGACTGCTGCACTGGTAACCTTAAACTGATTGCAGCCAGTCATTAACACAGCGACAGAGGGATCGATTTCAACTCATTTCATTTATAAAGCCCAAAATCACATTGcttcaatgggctttacaatctgtacagtgaacgacatcctctgtccttagatcctcaattcgagtgagga contains the following coding sequences:
- the LOC115595213 gene encoding zinc finger protein aebp2-like, which encodes MAQITSEGAEQDSQPTPDQNGTGETAETGKEGQAVPDPKQEPGDNNENREGMDVSSGRGVAVEPGDNSSPAPDSDKETASSTEKTDNDEGAHGCKVSEPGKSPVQGSLASSTDSAQEGSRVLKQEQREGENVSSSPPTDRTKTAEKAEHGTKRRASVELTSSDGEPLSRMDSEDSISSTLMDMESTASSGRSTPAMLNGHGGGAVSGSGSAPAGGKSLSYTCCWDHCQLLFPSSPDLAEHIRATHVDGQRGGVFVCLWKGCKVYNTPSTSQSWLQRHMLTHSGDKPFKCVVGGCNATFASQGGLARHVPTHFSSQSSSKVSNQGKVKEESPSKAGLNKRRKLKNKQRRSLPRPHDFFDAQTMDAIRHRAICLNLATHIESLGNGHSVVFHSTVIARRKEDSGKVKVLLHWTPEDILPDVWVNESDRLQQKTKVVHLSKLPTDTAVLLDPNIYRMFF